From one Tiliqua scincoides isolate rTilSci1 chromosome 14, rTilSci1.hap2, whole genome shotgun sequence genomic stretch:
- the CCDC116 gene encoding coiled-coil domain-containing protein 116 has product MVSRRYSGYLADDESLRRPQMRNASTSPRRTSIDWRNVLRPPSRGLDRDTTSSVSAVSAPTQGSERKTRRDSSTSRERRRVANEFAEFVDFLADEEVLDSLQDIVEDAVRKLCKVTNEKGEHVFDLREESSSSPDSAAWSFSYSHRHGDSSSARSRSKYTTTTITTTTATSSSEEDWERQWQGQRSPSGRKVCLLDKYAARIPKQEKAEDRVSGGFHAEMFSERAGDDYYFREEHFHAWARLAESFQFLQGPKRDYFSKFKKPAPSQSLSAESLHKEITNVLKRPTPSSLLLYHPGKQPFEALDFLEENKILAALQDIINQAVHKVLEATSMTEGLPLFNIFDEHGHPLPWESSEEEGSEEGEEGDEGDEGSGSEVTGSGEETSEGDSKSEDGTSVDGKKKKKKRKKKGKRKKKKGAAEATEEEKGKQRYTPPKLPKSKRKAGAPEEPQRKPKYVPPPLPKTKPRPPPDEPAPKPKYVPPPLPKPRQKKQQEAAAGEPEAPPQKLLAKHIITSKDIKRARLEARPPPKQAIIDFLIENAAKLILYKYNYETLLSEKLGMISVPVTKVLLEIMFGYKRIKGSGIRLSSQIDWTRVYEEIYAPCPRRPKTPKHKGGDKKKAGEKKDGDKKKVGDKKGGPGPKRIIMKPRLPMPGVNVVVTKTQVKSEVVSSKPQRKEVIPEQGISEGPEIYEIVPPQFPDKFSEQGEEFEEGESEIQPSTPKEPVTPTDDSPKSSTKLASGPPGSEEALPSISSKHSLQRANVSHQSSKGSMSALPEVEPAGQSSGELLKKASSSRRPSFGGESSKKSSTILPKISN; this is encoded by the exons CGAGAGCCTCAGGAGGCCACAG ATGAGAAATgcaagcaccagtcccaggagaACCAGCATTGACTGGAGAAATGTGCTGAGACCACCCTCCCGCGGCCTGGACCGGGACACCACCTCCTCCGTTTCTGCTGTCAGCGCTCCCACCCAGGGAAGTGAACGCAAAACGAGAAGGGATTCAAGCACCTCCAGAGAAAGGAGGCGCGTTGCCAATGAATTTGCAGAGTTTGTGGACTTCTTGGCCGACGAGGAGGTCCTGGATAGCCTTCAGGACATTGTGGAGGATGCCGTCCGGAAGCTGTGTAAAGTCACAAACGAGAAGGGGGAGCATGTGTTTGACCTCCGAGAAGAGTCTTCCTCCAGCCCAGATAGTGCAGCCTGGTCATTTTCCTACAGCCACAGACATGGTGATTCCAGCTCGGCGCGTTCACGGTCCAAGTATACCACCACCAcgatcaccaccaccaccgccacATCCAGCTCTGAGGAAGACTGGGAAAGACAGTGGCAGGGCCAAAGGTCTCCATCTGGTCGCAAAGTCTGCCTGTTGGATAAATATGCTGCCAGAATCCCCAAACAGGAGAAGGCCGAGGATAGAGTATCCGGAGGATTCCATGCAGAA ATGTTCTCGGAAAGAGCCGGGGACGATTACTACTTCCGCGAAGAACACTTCCATGCTTGGGCCAGGCTGGCCGAGTCTTTTCAATTCCTGCAGGGACCCAAGAGAGATTATTTCTCCAAATTTAAAAAGCCGGCTCCAAGCCAGTCCCTTTCTGCAGAATCCCTTCACAAGGAAATCACCAATGTCCTGAAGAGGCCCACTCCCAGCAGTCTTCTCCTGTACCATCCAGGGAAGCAGCCTTTTGAGGCCTtagattttctggaggaaaacaaaATCCTCGCTGCGCTTCAGGACATCATCAACCAGGCGGTCCACAAAGTCCTGGAGGCCACATCCATGACTGAAGGGCTTCCTCTGTTTAATATATTTGACGAGCATGGCCACCCTTTGCCCTGGGAGTCTTCAGAGGAGGAGGGCAGTgaagaaggagaggaaggggatgaaggaGATGAAGGGAGTGGCTCAGAGGTCACTGGGAGCGGGGAAGAAACATCGGAAGGAGATTCCAAGTCAGAAGATGGAACATCAGTCgatgggaagaagaagaagaaaaagagaaagaaaaaagggaaacggaaaaagaagaagggggcagcAGAAGCTACGGAAGAAGAGAAGGGCAAGCAAAGATACACCCCGCCAAAGCTGCCCAAAAGCAAGCGGAAAGCTGGGGCACCCGAGGAACCTCAACGCAAGCCAAAATACGTCCCACCCCCTCTCCCTAAAACCAAGCCAAGGCCCCCGCCTGATGAACCTGCACCCAAGCCAAAATACGTCCCACCCCCACTTCCCAAGCCcaggcagaagaagcagcaagaagcagcagcaggggaaCCAGAGGCACCACCGCAAAAG TTACTCGCAAAACATATAATCACTTCCAAAGACATCAAGAGGGCCCGTTTAGAAGCTCGGCCTCCCCCAAAACAAGCCATCATTGATTTTTTGATTGAAAATGCCGCCAAGCTGATATTGTACAAGTACAACTATGAAACCCTCCTTTCGGAGAAGCTGGGCATGATATCGGTACCTGTGACAAAGGTTCTCCTTGAGATCATGTTTGGCTACAAGAGGATCAAAGGCAGTGGGATAAGGTTGTCCTCGCAAATCGACTGGACAAGAGTCTACGAGGAGATCTACGCGCCATGTCCACGGAGGCCCAAGACCCCCAAACATAAAGGGGGTGACAAAAAGAAAGCTGGGGAGAAGAAAGATGGAGACAAGAAGAAAGTTGGAGACAAGAAGGGTGGACCTGGGCCGAAACGAATCATCATGAAACCTCGGTTACCAATGCCAGGTGTGAACGTGGTGGTAACAAAGACACAAGTTAAGTCTGAGGTTGTAAGCAGCAAGCCACAACGGAAAGAGGTCATTCCTGAGCAGGGCATCAGCGAAGGGCCAGAGATCTATGAGATAGTCCCTCCCCAATTTCCTGACAAGTTTTCCGAACAGGGAGAGGAATTTGAAGAAGGGGAAAGTGAAATCCAACCATCGACTCCAAAGGAGCCTGTCACACCCACCGACGACAGCCCCAAGAGCTCCACGAAACTTGCCAGTGGTCCACCGGGTTCGGAGGAAGCTTTGCCCAGCATATCCTCAAAGCACTCTCTTCAAAGAGCTAATGTCTCCCACCAGAGCAGCAAAGGATCAATGTCTGCACTGCCCGAGGTGGAACCTGCAGGTCAGTCATCTGGAGAACTCCTGAAAAAGGCCTCCTCTTCTCGGAGACCGAGCTTTGGTGGGGAGAGTAGCAAGAAGTCATCCACCATTCTACCTAAAATCTCAAACTAA